One window of the Prochlorococcus marinus XMU1411 genome contains the following:
- the accD gene encoding acetyl-CoA carboxylase, carboxyltransferase subunit beta yields MSLIDWFAARRKDQFVGKVSQDTDEGDGLWVKCSECSQVAYRKDLISNFNVCSNCGHHNRINSDERINIIADKNSFKEFDGSLSPTDPLGFKDRRSYADRIKESQAGTGLRDGVVTGICSVNSIPLALAVMDFRFMGGSMGSVVGEKITRIIERATLENFPILIVCASGGARMQEGMLSLMQMAKISGALKKHKEKNLLYMPLLTHPTTGGVTASFAMLGDLILAEPKALIGFAGRRVIEQTLREKLPDNFQTAEYLLEHGFVDVIVKRKDLKDTLTKILKIHGVKELAKANI; encoded by the coding sequence GTGTCATTAATCGACTGGTTTGCCGCAAGGCGTAAAGATCAATTTGTTGGAAAAGTTTCCCAAGATACTGATGAGGGAGATGGTTTGTGGGTTAAATGTTCAGAATGTTCGCAAGTAGCCTATAGAAAAGACCTAATTTCAAATTTTAATGTTTGTAGTAATTGTGGACACCACAATAGGATTAATAGCGATGAAAGGATAAATATAATTGCCGACAAAAATTCATTCAAAGAGTTTGATGGTTCACTAAGTCCTACAGATCCTTTGGGTTTTAAAGATAGAAGATCGTATGCTGATCGAATTAAAGAAAGTCAAGCAGGCACAGGTTTAAGAGATGGAGTCGTAACAGGTATCTGTTCTGTAAATTCAATTCCTTTAGCATTAGCTGTTATGGATTTTAGATTTATGGGAGGATCCATGGGTTCAGTAGTTGGTGAAAAAATTACAAGGATAATTGAGAGAGCAACTTTAGAAAATTTTCCAATTCTTATTGTTTGCGCATCAGGAGGAGCAAGGATGCAAGAAGGTATGTTAAGTCTCATGCAAATGGCAAAAATATCTGGAGCACTAAAAAAACATAAAGAAAAAAATCTTCTTTATATGCCCTTATTAACTCATCCAACAACTGGTGGGGTAACTGCAAGCTTTGCAATGTTAGGTGATTTAATTTTGGCGGAACCTAAAGCTCTTATTGGATTTGCTGGAAGAAGAGTTATAGAACAAACATTAAGAGAAAAATTACCCGATAACTTTCAAACCGCTGAATATCTGCTTGAGCATGGTTTTGTTGATGTAATAGTTAAAAGAAAAGACCTCAAGGATACTCTGACTAAAATTTTAAAAATTCATGGTGTAAAAGAACTTGCAAAAGCAAATATATAA
- a CDS encoding phosphoribulokinase: protein MSKRHPVVAVTGSSGAGTSTVKRAFEHIFAREDIVPAVVEGDSYHRFERMPMKKAMAEALSKGENFSHFGPEANLFDKLEELFKIYGETGGGKKRYYLHSLEEAEEHNTRLGTSLEPGQFTPWEDIPEGTDVLFYEGLHGGVEGDGYNVASYADLLVGVVPITNLEWIQKIHRDNAERGYSAETIVDTILRRMPDYINHICPQFSKTDINFQRIPTIDTSNPFICRNIPTPDESFVIIHFRKGAREKWGIDFQYLLGMINDSFMSSPTSIVVNGGKMGFAMELILTPIIHKMIEEKNK, encoded by the coding sequence ATGTCAAAACGTCATCCAGTAGTCGCTGTAACAGGATCTTCAGGAGCAGGAACAAGTACAGTTAAAAGAGCCTTTGAGCATATTTTTGCCAGAGAAGATATTGTTCCCGCAGTTGTAGAAGGTGATAGTTACCACAGGTTTGAAAGAATGCCTATGAAAAAAGCAATGGCAGAAGCTCTTTCAAAAGGTGAAAATTTCTCTCATTTTGGTCCAGAGGCTAATCTTTTTGACAAGCTAGAAGAACTTTTTAAAATCTATGGCGAAACTGGAGGAGGAAAGAAAAGATATTATCTACATAGTCTTGAAGAAGCAGAAGAACATAATACAAGACTTGGTACATCCCTAGAACCTGGGCAATTTACTCCATGGGAAGATATTCCTGAAGGAACAGACGTACTTTTTTATGAAGGTTTGCATGGCGGGGTAGAAGGTGATGGATACAATGTGGCATCTTATGCTGATTTACTTGTTGGTGTTGTTCCGATTACAAATTTAGAGTGGATTCAAAAAATCCATAGAGATAACGCAGAAAGAGGTTACTCAGCGGAGACCATTGTGGATACTATATTGAGAAGAATGCCTGATTATATAAATCACATATGTCCACAATTCAGTAAAACCGATATTAATTTCCAAAGAATTCCCACAATTGATACTTCTAATCCTTTCATATGCAGAAATATCCCAACTCCTGATGAGAGCTTTGTGATCATACATTTCAGAAAAGGGGCAAGAGAGAAATGGGGGATTGATTTTCAATACTTGCTTGGAATGATTAACGATTCATTTATGTCAAGTCCGACAAGTATCGTTGTAAATGGGGGGAAAATGGGTTTCGCAATGGAACTTATTCTTACTCCAATAATTCATAAAATGATTGAGGAGAAAAATAAATAA
- the leuB gene encoding 3-isopropylmalate dehydrogenase: MKKYKIVLLSGDGIGPEISEVAKKVLKKLSKNHNFDFDIIEKLFGGIAYEKHGTPAPDETLDQCKKSDAVLLACVGDIKYDSLSRELRPESGLLKLRSALDLFANIRPVKIRKSLLDASTLKKEFVENVDLIVVRELIGGIYFGKPRGHITNTKIPKAFNTMVYDSTEIERITEIAIKIANQRNKKICSVDKSNVLEVSQLWRDTVLNIISKDKNISLSNMYVDNAAMQLVRDPSQFDVILTSNLFGDILSDLAAMLTGSIGMLPSASLSNNGPGVFEPVHGSAPDIAGKNIANPIAMLLSISMMLKIGLNEEEAAKNLETAVDKVLSKGYRTVDLADGSSKVLSCSEIGNKIIDEI; the protein is encoded by the coding sequence ATGAAGAAATATAAGATTGTTTTATTGTCAGGTGACGGGATTGGACCAGAGATTTCAGAAGTCGCAAAAAAAGTTTTAAAAAAGCTTTCAAAAAATCATAACTTCGATTTTGATATTATTGAAAAATTATTTGGAGGGATAGCTTATGAAAAACATGGGACTCCTGCTCCAGATGAGACTTTAGATCAGTGCAAAAAAAGTGATGCAGTACTATTAGCGTGTGTTGGAGATATTAAATATGACTCTCTTTCAAGAGAATTAAGACCAGAAAGTGGGTTACTAAAGTTAAGATCTGCTCTTGACCTTTTTGCAAATATCAGACCTGTCAAAATAAGAAAATCTCTTTTAGATGCAAGTACCTTAAAAAAAGAATTCGTTGAGAATGTAGACCTTATTGTTGTAAGAGAATTAATAGGGGGTATTTATTTTGGAAAACCAAGAGGACATATAACAAATACAAAAATCCCAAAAGCATTCAATACGATGGTTTATGATTCAACCGAAATAGAGAGAATAACTGAAATAGCAATAAAAATTGCTAACCAAAGAAATAAAAAAATATGTTCCGTTGATAAATCAAACGTTCTTGAGGTTAGTCAATTGTGGAGAGATACAGTTTTAAATATCATCTCAAAAGATAAAAATATATCTTTAAGCAATATGTACGTTGATAATGCAGCAATGCAATTAGTTAGAGATCCTAGTCAATTTGATGTTATCTTAACCAGTAATTTATTTGGTGATATTTTAAGCGATTTAGCAGCTATGTTAACTGGATCTATTGGTATGCTTCCATCTGCCTCTTTAAGCAATAATGGGCCAGGAGTTTTTGAACCTGTTCATGGTTCTGCTCCTGATATAGCTGGTAAAAACATTGCAAATCCAATTGCGATGCTTTTATCCATATCCATGATGTTAAAAATTGGATTAAATGAAGAAGAAGCTGCAAAAAATTTAGAAACTGCTGTTGATAAAGTTTTATCAAAAGGATATAGGACAGTAGATTTAGCTGATGGGTCTTCTAAAGTATTATCTTGCAGCGAAATTGGAAACAAAATAATAGATGAAATTTAA
- the lpxD gene encoding UDP-3-O-(3-hydroxymyristoyl)glucosamine N-acyltransferase: protein MLLSDLVDLIKKGNSNFISANIIEDLKIDDAASLDAAVNHQISFLEEKNILKEKLDQTKASAIITSNNDEIVNVLKKLNISNIIVKNPRIAFAEVLDCLYKTINFKPGIDASAVIDKTAIIGADCHIGPNVYIGENTVIGDNNLILPGSSILGNVRLGDNNIIHPNCVIYENTTLKNNCVINSNSVIGSEGFGFIPKDGKWIKMPQKGGVKIMSFVEIGTNCCIDRPAVGLTFIDEGTKIDNLVQIGHGVKIGKNCAFAAQVGIAGGANIGDGVILAGQVGVNNRVKVGKNVIASSKCGIHCDIEDGKVISGFPAMENKSWLRSSSIFKKLPELAKKLRQLDKQ from the coding sequence ATGCTTTTAAGTGATTTAGTTGATCTAATTAAAAAAGGAAATTCAAATTTTATTAGTGCCAATATTATTGAAGATTTAAAAATAGATGATGCTGCATCATTAGATGCGGCAGTTAACCATCAAATATCTTTTTTAGAAGAAAAAAATATCCTAAAAGAAAAATTAGATCAAACTAAAGCATCAGCAATAATAACTTCCAACAACGATGAAATCGTTAATGTCCTAAAGAAACTGAATATATCAAATATAATCGTTAAAAATCCAAGAATTGCATTCGCAGAAGTATTGGATTGTTTATATAAAACCATCAATTTCAAACCAGGAATTGACGCTTCTGCCGTTATAGATAAAACAGCAATAATTGGGGCAGATTGTCATATTGGTCCTAATGTCTATATTGGAGAAAATACTGTAATTGGTGACAATAATCTTATTCTTCCTGGATCATCAATTTTAGGAAATGTTCGCTTAGGAGATAATAATATAATTCATCCAAATTGTGTTATTTACGAAAACACTACTCTAAAAAATAATTGTGTAATTAATTCAAATTCTGTTATTGGATCAGAGGGATTTGGTTTTATTCCTAAAGATGGCAAATGGATTAAGATGCCTCAAAAAGGTGGTGTAAAAATAATGAGTTTTGTAGAAATTGGAACGAATTGTTGCATTGATAGACCTGCCGTAGGACTTACTTTTATTGATGAGGGAACAAAGATAGATAATTTAGTACAAATAGGTCATGGAGTTAAAATTGGTAAGAATTGCGCATTTGCAGCTCAAGTTGGAATAGCTGGAGGTGCAAATATTGGAGATGGTGTTATATTGGCAGGGCAAGTAGGAGTCAATAATAGAGTAAAGGTTGGAAAAAATGTCATCGCGAGTTCAAAATGCGGGATCCATTGTGACATAGAAGATGGCAAAGTAATAAGTGGATTCCCCGCGATGGAAAATAAATCATGGCTTAGGAGTTCAAGTATTTTTAAAAAATTGCCAGAATTAGCCAAAAAACTTAGACAATTAGACAAGCAATAA
- the proB gene encoding glutamate 5-kinase — MKTWVIKIGTSILRGTKETSTEEVIETLCRSFTNFLSKGNKLILVTSGAVGLGCQKLNIKTRPNDLSTLQATAAVGQVNLMSLYDKIFNKLGHNVAQILITKADFNSRESFNNASKTLKKLIDLNVIPIVNENDTVANEELKYGDNDTLSALVALAISANKLVLLTDIENLYSKDPRNNKDAQPIKEVRNSELKEIKDKNIQNSNNEWGTGGISTKLISAEIATKGGVEVQLVDGTNKKNLSEIFDDTKIGTLFYPVEKPIGNKKSWLSHAIQTVGKITLDDGASFAIKKKGASLLAVGVKNVEGDFTVNQAVKIVNTNDKEVAKGLVSISSDKLRSILNNKENNNSSIIVVHRDVLALS, encoded by the coding sequence ATGAAAACTTGGGTTATAAAAATTGGTACTAGTATTTTAAGAGGAACAAAGGAAACGTCTACAGAAGAAGTTATTGAAACCCTTTGTAGATCCTTTACAAATTTCCTTTCAAAAGGTAACAAATTAATTTTAGTAACTAGTGGAGCAGTTGGATTAGGTTGCCAAAAATTAAATATTAAAACGAGACCAAATGATTTGAGTACCCTTCAAGCTACTGCTGCAGTAGGTCAAGTTAATTTAATGTCTTTATACGATAAAATATTTAATAAATTAGGTCACAATGTTGCTCAAATTTTAATCACTAAAGCTGATTTTAATTCACGAGAATCCTTTAATAACGCTTCTAAAACTTTAAAAAAATTAATCGATTTGAATGTTATTCCAATAGTAAATGAGAATGATACTGTAGCGAATGAAGAGCTTAAATATGGAGATAATGATACCCTCTCCGCTTTAGTTGCCTTAGCTATAAGTGCTAACAAGCTTGTCTTATTAACCGATATTGAAAATCTATACTCAAAAGATCCACGAAATAATAAAGATGCACAACCTATTAAAGAAGTTCGTAATAGTGAATTAAAAGAAATTAAAGATAAAAATATTCAAAACTCAAATAATGAATGGGGTACAGGAGGAATTTCTACAAAATTAATTTCTGCAGAAATAGCAACAAAAGGAGGAGTTGAAGTCCAACTAGTTGATGGAACTAATAAAAAAAACTTAAGTGAAATTTTTGATGATACTAAAATTGGAACTTTATTTTATCCAGTTGAAAAACCTATAGGTAACAAAAAAAGTTGGCTTTCACATGCAATTCAAACAGTAGGAAAAATAACTTTAGATGATGGAGCTTCTTTTGCAATTAAAAAAAAAGGTGCCTCACTATTAGCGGTTGGTGTTAAGAATGTAGAAGGAGACTTTACGGTTAATCAGGCAGTTAAAATCGTAAATACAAATGATAAAGAAGTTGCAAAAGGTTTAGTATCAATAAGTAGCGACAAATTAAGAAGTATCTTAAATAATAAAGAAAATAACAACTCCTCGATAATTGTCGTACATAGAGATGTTCTTGCTCTCTCTTAG
- a CDS encoding YqeG family HAD IIIA-type phosphatase, with protein MRSILKVNWDSNLPIYAISQSELQKKGIHSLLLDVDGTLVNRKSNKIPKAVKNWIRESKKLFSLYLISNNPSKKRIANIAKELNLSYKYNASKPRKNVTLSAIKEIGSAPKNIAIIGDRIFTDIIVGNRCNIKTILVKRLNRNGLPIKFNSTLTIEKLISNFIK; from the coding sequence ATGAGATCTATCCTAAAAGTTAATTGGGATTCAAATTTACCAATATATGCGATTTCTCAATCTGAGTTGCAAAAAAAAGGAATTCATTCTTTATTACTAGACGTAGATGGGACTTTAGTAAATAGAAAATCAAATAAGATCCCAAAAGCTGTAAAAAACTGGATCAGAGAATCTAAAAAACTTTTCTCCTTATATTTAATAAGTAATAATCCATCAAAAAAAAGAATCGCAAACATAGCGAAAGAATTAAATTTAAGCTATAAATACAATGCATCAAAACCAAGAAAAAACGTAACTTTATCTGCTATCAAAGAAATTGGCAGTGCGCCTAAAAATATAGCCATTATTGGCGATAGAATTTTTACCGATATCATTGTTGGGAATAGATGTAATATAAAAACAATATTAGTTAAACGACTAAATAGAAATGGCTTGCCTATAAAATTTAATTCAACTTTGACAATTGAAAAATTAATTTCTAATTTTATAAAATGA
- a CDS encoding DUF3727 domain-containing protein: MKETNSKDNYDAQTLILNDSNGNELFCYLEQLVSVEGQEYALLTPVDTPVSLFKINEKDEPELIEKIDKNEQLLKNAEAVLQEHDLRLIRSAVTLTVSGELEEPIYDELEEDYVDDDSESYELLVNFNLFDQEYGLYIPLDPFFIVGKLKDKGALLVEDDEFDKIQPLIETELEKK, from the coding sequence ATGAAAGAAACCAACTCAAAAGATAATTATGATGCGCAGACACTAATATTAAATGACTCAAATGGAAACGAGTTATTTTGTTATCTTGAACAATTAGTAAGTGTTGAAGGTCAAGAATATGCTTTATTAACACCAGTTGATACTCCGGTAAGTCTTTTCAAGATAAATGAAAAAGATGAACCTGAACTAATTGAGAAAATAGATAAAAATGAACAACTACTTAAAAATGCTGAAGCTGTTCTTCAAGAACATGATTTAAGACTTATCAGATCAGCAGTTACATTAACAGTATCAGGAGAACTAGAAGAGCCAATTTACGATGAATTAGAAGAAGATTACGTAGATGATGATAGTGAGAGTTACGAATTGCTTGTTAACTTTAATCTTTTTGACCAAGAATATGGCTTATATATTCCACTAGATCCTTTTTTTATTGTTGGCAAATTAAAAGATAAAGGTGCCCTATTAGTTGAAGATGATGAGTTCGATAAAATACAACCTTTGATTGAAACTGAACTTGAAAAAAAGTAG
- the ruvX gene encoding Holliday junction resolvase RuvX, with product MKFCKPRPKSILSLDIGTKRIGLAYCDPLCITSNILPAVKRFENNQEIKIIRNYINKLNLTGFIVGIPLDEEGQMTTQAIDCKNYGQLLSNELKLPFSYVNEHSSTWESSDRFGIKKDKSGLIDSFSAKIILEQWIEEGPELEELTGKRQIKY from the coding sequence GTGAAATTTTGCAAACCCAGACCCAAGTCAATTTTGAGTTTGGATATAGGTACCAAAAGAATAGGATTAGCTTATTGTGATCCCCTATGCATAACATCAAATATACTTCCGGCAGTAAAACGGTTTGAAAATAATCAAGAGATTAAAATTATTAGAAATTATATAAATAAATTAAATTTGACTGGGTTTATTGTGGGTATTCCACTAGATGAGGAAGGTCAAATGACCACTCAAGCTATTGACTGTAAAAATTACGGTCAATTACTTTCAAATGAATTAAAGCTTCCATTTTCTTACGTCAACGAACATAGTTCAACTTGGGAATCTTCAGATAGATTTGGAATAAAAAAAGACAAATCCGGATTGATTGATAGTTTTTCAGCAAAAATAATACTTGAACAATGGATCGAAGAAGGTCCTGAATTAGAAGAATTAACTGGTAAACGTCAGATAAAATATTAG
- a CDS encoding thylakoid membrane photosystem I accumulation factor: MKIVQWILIALIFLSPYKANASRDSDSYDGNIFPIYAGNGAIVPPQTTLQESLKNKRVSVLFFYLDDSSDSKAMAPIISGLDLIWRNNIDIIALTTDELQDKEKSDLRNEPNYYWNGLIPQTIILNSDGQVQYDKNGMISIDELNKVIGELKGIDLEDTTFSVESFNEYNSIISEKKDKNKN, from the coding sequence ATGAAAATAGTTCAATGGATCCTAATAGCATTAATTTTCTTAAGTCCATATAAAGCAAATGCCTCTAGAGATTCTGATAGTTACGATGGCAACATCTTTCCTATATACGCAGGTAATGGGGCTATAGTTCCACCCCAGACAACTCTTCAGGAATCATTAAAGAATAAAAGAGTATCAGTTTTATTTTTTTATCTTGACGACAGCTCAGATAGTAAAGCTATGGCTCCGATAATATCCGGTTTAGATTTGATATGGAGAAATAATATAGATATCATTGCTCTAACTACTGATGAATTACAGGATAAAGAAAAGTCTGATCTTAGAAATGAACCTAATTATTATTGGAACGGATTAATTCCACAAACCATTATTTTAAATAGTGATGGACAAGTGCAATATGATAAAAATGGAATGATTAGTATAGATGAATTAAACAAAGTTATAGGAGAACTAAAGGGAATTGATTTAGAAGATACTACATTTTCTGTAGAAAGTTTTAATGAATACAACAGTATCATTTCTGAAAAAAAAGATAAAAACAAAAATTAA
- a CDS encoding DUF3685 domain-containing protein encodes MELISKKPILIIAPSLIAESLSLKLTSLDQNLDINFNNGTGDKTPDLVIWNVLNSQSEDLIRLELLKLRERYDESKFLIIISGEFVYEANTFPSLNAEGFLLNPSAEKVLESIGTILNGGRVFDIENNSQVKFNKNKPLSFSQKILTSGLKQIDSEINYIFKYVNSDSTPEFYKFILKGRLRELITAKSFLIFLWGNSLELYTEAVYTENKINIENKNTVFIKDKNTTEIWNLILDRLKERYSSTNLQVEFNNSSIILSGIKKEFISRLICKMLDELDNLVQNIKENYKEKDFKDDLNSLIKELKVNTISNITDSYFRLKKGGESISINDFIYSEVSCEEIDRESHESIMFIEPIIKNEALDYDGKLIPLYETESFLILENIISNWTIRNCNLLASEIFNICSSWPELRTVLINPELQSTRNFERFRNNINNYNRWHDYIYMPIYLYESKREYIDIIDKKFTRYFKNENREKELENLEWLQKQVTLLVEIRDAVAPQLEVAVKYIGNLFVTFLTKVVGKAIGLVGKGILQGLGRSSSK; translated from the coding sequence TTGGAATTAATTTCAAAAAAACCGATATTGATTATTGCTCCAAGCTTAATAGCAGAATCTTTATCGCTTAAGTTAACATCACTAGACCAAAATTTAGACATTAATTTTAATAATGGAACAGGTGATAAAACTCCGGATTTAGTTATATGGAATGTTCTTAATTCCCAATCAGAAGATCTTATAAGGTTAGAATTATTAAAATTAAGAGAAAGATATGATGAGTCAAAGTTTCTTATAATTATCTCTGGCGAATTTGTTTATGAAGCAAATACTTTTCCATCGTTAAATGCTGAAGGTTTTCTTTTAAATCCCAGTGCAGAAAAAGTTCTTGAATCTATTGGTACCATTTTAAATGGAGGAAGGGTATTTGATATTGAAAATAATTCCCAAGTTAAATTTAACAAAAATAAACCTCTCTCTTTTAGTCAAAAAATTCTAACTTCAGGTCTTAAACAAATAGATTCTGAAATTAATTATATTTTCAAATATGTTAACTCTGATTCAACACCAGAATTTTATAAATTCATTTTAAAAGGAAGATTAAGAGAACTTATTACTGCAAAATCTTTTCTAATTTTCTTATGGGGTAATTCACTAGAACTTTATACAGAGGCAGTTTACACTGAAAATAAAATTAATATTGAAAATAAGAACACTGTATTCATTAAAGATAAAAACACTACAGAAATATGGAATTTAATTTTAGATAGACTAAAAGAAAGGTATAGCTCAACTAACTTACAGGTTGAATTTAATAATTCATCAATAATTCTCTCTGGGATAAAGAAAGAATTCATTTCAAGACTAATTTGCAAAATGTTAGATGAGTTAGATAATTTAGTACAAAATATTAAGGAAAACTATAAGGAGAAAGATTTTAAAGATGATTTAAATTCTCTTATAAAAGAACTTAAAGTTAATACAATTTCAAACATCACAGACAGCTATTTTCGATTAAAGAAAGGAGGCGAATCCATTTCAATAAATGATTTTATATATAGTGAAGTAAGTTGCGAAGAGATAGATAGAGAATCACATGAATCAATAATGTTTATTGAGCCAATTATTAAAAATGAAGCTCTTGACTATGATGGAAAATTAATCCCTCTATATGAAACAGAATCATTTTTGATCCTTGAAAATATAATTTCAAATTGGACAATAAGGAACTGTAATTTATTAGCTTCTGAAATCTTTAATATTTGTTCTTCTTGGCCTGAATTAAGGACTGTACTTATAAATCCCGAATTACAATCGACAAGAAATTTTGAAAGATTTAGAAATAATATTAATAACTACAATCGCTGGCATGACTATATTTATATGCCTATCTACTTGTATGAGAGTAAGCGAGAATATATTGATATTATAGATAAAAAATTTACCCGATACTTCAAAAATGAAAATAGGGAGAAAGAATTAGAGAATCTAGAATGGCTACAAAAACAAGTTACATTGTTAGTTGAGATAAGAGATGCCGTAGCACCTCAGTTAGAAGTTGCTGTAAAATATATCGGTAATCTTTTCGTAACTTTCCTTACAAAGGTCGTTGGCAAAGCTATCGGTTTAGTTGGGAAAGGAATCCTTCAAGGATTAGGAAGATCAAGTTCAAAGTAA